The Saccharomonospora cyanea NA-134 genome includes a region encoding these proteins:
- the folE gene encoding GTP cyclohydrolase I FolE yields MIGEGRDVTGNGHSPLGVDAELPRAGHAVFDQERAERAIRELLLACGEDPERDGLRETPARVARAYREMFAGLYTEPDHVLDRTFDESHEELVLVTDIPMFSLCEHHLTPFHGVAHIGYIPNGQGKVTGLSKLARLVDLYAKRPQVQERLTSQVADALNRKLRPRGVIVVIEAEHLCMSMRGVRKPGARTTTSAVRGLLQTSASSRAEALQLIKGRR; encoded by the coding sequence ATGATCGGGGAAGGCAGGGACGTGACGGGCAACGGCCACTCTCCCCTCGGGGTGGATGCGGAACTACCCAGGGCCGGTCACGCCGTCTTCGACCAGGAGAGGGCCGAGCGCGCCATCCGGGAACTCCTGCTGGCCTGCGGCGAGGACCCGGAACGTGACGGGCTGAGGGAAACGCCGGCTCGGGTCGCGAGGGCCTATCGCGAGATGTTCGCCGGGTTGTACACCGAACCGGACCACGTGCTGGACCGCACGTTCGACGAGAGCCACGAGGAACTGGTCCTCGTCACGGACATCCCGATGTTCAGTCTCTGCGAGCACCACCTCACGCCGTTCCACGGGGTCGCGCACATCGGCTACATCCCGAACGGCCAGGGCAAGGTCACGGGCTTGTCGAAGCTCGCGCGGCTGGTCGACCTGTACGCCAAGCGCCCGCAGGTGCAGGAACGGCTGACGTCGCAGGTGGCCGACGCGCTGAACCGCAAGCTGCGCCCGCGCGGCGTGATCGTGGTCATCGAGGCCGAGCACCTGTGCATGTCCATGCGTGGTGTCCGCAAGCCCGGCGCCCGCACGACCACCTCGGCGGTGCGCGGGCTGTTGCAGACGTCGGCGTCGTCGCGCGCCGAGGCGTTGCAGCTCATCAAGGGCCGTCGATGA
- a CDS encoding PrsW family intramembrane metalloprotease, translating to MRGAITDRTPSTPPPLRRHSPRRVTVLLPVAGIMGLALSGLLVLGLATVRVGVLAVLIGVVVAVVPVLAVVAAFLWIDRWEPEPAKLLLLTFAWGACVATLTALLVNDTAEAVGDLLLGTGNGGKVSALVSAPLVEEAVKAVPVIALMRRRSHEFDGVVDGIVYAGLSAAGFAFIENVYYFGRAFVEHGFGDGMSTGVFAAFILRGLLSPFAHPLFTVLIGIGVGLVVHSGNRSMKIMLPLGAYVGAVLLHALWNASATLGGADVFLNVYFLIMVPIFTAVVLIMVWQRRREQRIIAATLPGMAEAGWIAPSEVPLLADLSGRKKWRRQARRESGRAAARAVDAYQAAVTELAFARRWEGSPASERMRTAYLSKRQAALLAVLKQTRAEAVRLARRGADG from the coding sequence GTGAGGGGAGCCATCACCGACCGGACACCGTCGACGCCGCCACCGCTGCGCAGGCACTCGCCACGGCGGGTGACCGTGCTTCTACCCGTGGCCGGGATCATGGGACTCGCGTTGTCGGGTCTGCTCGTGCTGGGCCTGGCCACCGTGCGCGTGGGCGTGCTCGCGGTGCTCATCGGCGTGGTCGTCGCGGTGGTTCCGGTGCTGGCCGTGGTGGCGGCGTTTCTGTGGATCGACCGCTGGGAGCCGGAACCGGCGAAGCTGCTGCTGTTGACGTTCGCGTGGGGCGCGTGTGTCGCGACCCTGACCGCCCTGCTGGTGAACGACACCGCCGAGGCGGTGGGTGACCTGCTGCTGGGTACGGGCAACGGCGGCAAGGTGAGTGCCCTGGTGTCCGCTCCACTCGTCGAGGAGGCCGTCAAGGCCGTGCCGGTGATCGCGCTCATGCGACGCCGTTCGCACGAGTTCGACGGCGTGGTCGACGGCATCGTGTACGCGGGACTCAGCGCGGCGGGCTTCGCGTTCATCGAGAACGTCTACTACTTCGGGCGGGCGTTCGTGGAGCACGGCTTCGGCGACGGTATGTCGACGGGCGTGTTCGCGGCGTTCATCCTGCGCGGGCTGCTGTCGCCGTTCGCCCACCCGCTCTTCACGGTGCTGATCGGTATCGGCGTCGGCCTGGTGGTGCACTCGGGCAACCGGAGCATGAAGATCATGCTTCCGCTCGGCGCGTACGTCGGGGCGGTGCTGCTGCACGCGCTGTGGAACGCCTCCGCCACGCTCGGCGGAGCCGATGTGTTCCTCAACGTCTACTTCCTCATCATGGTCCCCATCTTCACGGCGGTGGTGTTGATCATGGTGTGGCAGCGGAGGCGGGAGCAGCGCATCATCGCGGCCACCCTGCCGGGGATGGCCGAGGCGGGATGGATCGCGCCGTCGGAGGTGCCGCTGCTGGCCGATCTCAGCGGCCGCAAGAAGTGGCGCAGGCAGGCTCGCCGGGAGTCCGGCCGGGCAGCGGCCAGGGCGGTGGACGCCTACCAGGCGGCGGTGACGGAGCTCGCGTTCGCGCGGCGCTGGGAGGGCTCGCCTGCGTCGGAGCGGATGCGTACGGCGTACCTGTCCAAGCGTCAGGCCGCGCTGCTGGCGGTGCTGAAGCAGACGAGGGCCGAGGCCGTGCGGCTCGCCAGACGCGGCGCCGACGGGTGA
- the folB gene encoding dihydroneopterin aldolase produces the protein MPEGDRITLTGLRVFGRHGVYEHEKRDGQEFVVDLTVWLDVSAAARSDDLADTVNYGELAQRAADVVAGPPHDLIEWVAGRIADEVLRDERISAVEVTVHKPSAPIPLTFADVAVTVHRDRR, from the coding sequence GTGCCTGAGGGCGACCGCATCACGCTCACCGGCCTGCGGGTGTTCGGCAGGCACGGTGTCTACGAGCACGAGAAGCGGGACGGGCAGGAGTTCGTGGTCGACCTGACGGTGTGGCTGGACGTCTCCGCCGCGGCTCGTTCGGACGATCTGGCCGACACCGTCAACTACGGTGAACTCGCGCAGCGCGCCGCGGACGTCGTGGCGGGCCCGCCGCACGACCTGATCGAGTGGGTCGCGGGGCGCATCGCCGACGAGGTGCTGCGGGACGAGCGGATCTCCGCCGTGGAGGTCACCGTGCACAAGCCGTCGGCACCGATCCCGTTGACGTTCGCCGACGTGGCCGTGACGGTGCACCGGGACCGGCGATGA
- a CDS encoding Rossmann-like and DUF2520 domain-containing protein — protein sequence MTRPARLAVGVVSAGRVGSVLGAALARAGHSVVAASGVSDASVRRAERLLPGVPLRPPDEVVSSADLVLLALPDDVLGPMVAGLANAGAFRAGQIVVHTCGAHGIDVLRPAVETGALPLALHPVMTFTGAPEDLQRLDSCSMGVTAADGDEAAWNVGEALTMEMGAEPVRIPEAARPLYHASLAHGANHLATLVADCVELLRHNGVRDPERLLAPLLSAALDNALRHGDRALTGPVARGDVGTVRTHLRVLGERAPELRSAYTVLARRTAARASQAGLLGGDAAREIADLLDNGREGT from the coding sequence GTGACCCGCCCCGCGCGGCTCGCTGTGGGTGTGGTGTCGGCGGGCAGGGTCGGTAGCGTGCTGGGCGCCGCGCTCGCCCGAGCCGGTCATTCCGTGGTCGCCGCCTCCGGCGTGTCCGACGCGTCTGTGCGGCGAGCGGAACGGTTGCTGCCCGGGGTGCCCCTGCGGCCTCCGGACGAGGTGGTGAGCAGCGCCGACCTCGTGTTGCTCGCGCTGCCCGACGACGTCCTCGGGCCCATGGTGGCTGGCCTGGCGAACGCGGGTGCGTTCCGGGCGGGCCAGATCGTCGTGCACACGTGCGGTGCCCACGGCATCGACGTGTTGCGGCCCGCGGTGGAAACAGGAGCGCTACCGCTGGCGTTGCATCCGGTGATGACCTTCACCGGAGCGCCCGAGGACCTGCAGCGCCTCGACTCGTGCAGCATGGGCGTCACCGCCGCGGACGGTGACGAGGCGGCCTGGAACGTCGGCGAGGCGTTGACCATGGAGATGGGCGCGGAGCCGGTGCGCATCCCGGAAGCCGCGCGGCCCCTTTACCACGCCTCTCTCGCGCACGGAGCCAACCACCTCGCGACGCTGGTCGCGGACTGTGTGGAATTGTTACGGCACAACGGCGTCCGTGATCCCGAGCGCCTCCTCGCCCCGCTGTTGTCCGCCGCGCTCGACAACGCTCTGAGGCACGGTGACCGCGCGCTCACCGGACCGGTCGCGCGAGGAGACGTGGGAACCGTGCGGACACACCTGCGGGTGCTCGGTGAGCGAGCCCCCGAGCTGCGTTCCGCCTACACCGTGCTGGCCCGAAGGACGGCAGCCAGAGCGAGCCAGGCAGGCCTGCTCGGAGGAGACGCCGCCCGCGAGATCGCCGACCTGCTCGACAACGGACGTGAGGGCACGTGA
- a CDS encoding DUF3180 domain-containing protein, with the protein MHFTRARDLLVAVVIGFGVTFPLFRVAFGSLPDLPTLAGVTLLVLALGELVLAFAIRSRIKGHRVESGIGIARAVALAKASSLLGALMVGAWLGALAYLAPRSGEISAAAEDVPAAIVGACCAAALIGAALWLEHCCRAPKNGDRDPDRPSTG; encoded by the coding sequence ATGCATTTCACGCGGGCACGGGATCTCCTCGTTGCCGTGGTGATCGGTTTCGGCGTGACGTTTCCCCTCTTCCGTGTGGCGTTCGGGTCGCTGCCAGACCTGCCGACGCTCGCGGGTGTGACGCTGCTCGTGCTGGCGCTGGGGGAGTTGGTTCTCGCGTTCGCGATCCGCTCCCGTATCAAGGGACACCGGGTGGAGTCGGGCATCGGCATCGCCAGGGCGGTGGCGCTGGCCAAGGCCTCGTCACTCCTGGGGGCTCTGATGGTGGGGGCGTGGCTCGGCGCGCTCGCCTACCTCGCACCACGTTCGGGTGAGATCTCGGCAGCGGCGGAGGACGTTCCCGCAGCCATCGTCGGTGCGTGCTGCGCGGCCGCGCTCATCGGCGCGGCCCTCTGGTTGGAGCACTGTTGCCGCGCACCGAAGAACGGCGATCGGGACCCCGATCGGCCGTCGACCGGTTAG
- the folP gene encoding dihydropteroate synthase, translating into MTHAALPRPGRCVVMGVLNVTPDSFSDGGRYLSREDALAHAHAMWRRGADVIDVGGESTRPGSERVDAETELARVLPVVRTLAAEGLVLSVDTTRAAVAAAAIEAGAHIINDVSGGLADPDMAKVAAATGAPWVLMHWRGHSRNMNELAAYDDVVADVRDELSARVDEALAAGVREEAIVLDPGLGFAKHAEHDWALLHGLDAVLSLGFPVLVGASRKRFLGRLLADSEGQPRPPSGREVATAAVSALAAHSGAWGVRVHDVGASLDAVRVAEAWRSGRA; encoded by the coding sequence ATGACCCACGCGGCGCTGCCCCGGCCGGGACGCTGCGTGGTGATGGGCGTCCTCAACGTCACCCCGGACTCGTTCTCCGACGGCGGGCGCTACCTGAGCAGGGAGGACGCGCTCGCCCACGCCCACGCCATGTGGCGCAGGGGAGCGGACGTCATCGACGTCGGTGGCGAGTCGACGCGACCGGGCTCGGAACGGGTGGACGCCGAGACGGAGTTGGCGCGGGTGCTGCCTGTGGTGAGGACGCTGGCCGCCGAAGGGCTCGTGCTGTCGGTGGACACGACTCGCGCCGCCGTGGCCGCCGCCGCGATCGAGGCGGGTGCACACATCATCAACGACGTGTCGGGTGGTCTCGCCGATCCCGACATGGCGAAGGTCGCTGCCGCCACCGGAGCACCCTGGGTGCTCATGCACTGGCGGGGGCACAGCAGGAACATGAACGAACTCGCCGCCTACGACGACGTCGTGGCCGATGTCCGCGACGAGTTGAGCGCGCGGGTCGACGAGGCCCTCGCCGCCGGGGTGCGGGAGGAAGCCATCGTGCTCGACCCCGGGCTGGGGTTCGCCAAGCACGCCGAGCACGACTGGGCCCTGCTGCACGGTCTCGATGCCGTGCTGTCCCTCGGGTTCCCGGTGCTGGTGGGCGCGTCACGCAAGCGATTCCTGGGACGGTTGCTGGCCGACTCGGAGGGCCAGCCGCGGCCGCCGTCGGGTCGCGAGGTGGCCACTGCGGCCGTGTCGGCGCTGGCCGCGCACTCGGGCGCGTGGGGTGTCCGGGTACACGACGTCGGCGCGTCGTTGGACGCGGTGCGCGTGGCCGAGGCCTGGCGGAGCGGTCGTGCCTGA
- the ftsH gene encoding ATP-dependent zinc metalloprotease FtsH yields MDRKRLLRNPLLWVLVILLLYLGLSTLWNSDDGYKEVPTSQAVEQIRSGNVDEATLEDREQQLKLTLTEPIRVDGQEVEQVRTSFPAGASDQLYNTLLNAGTDERDVKFNTTVTQESFFTQLLIYLIPLGILVLLLMWMMNSAQGGGNRVLNFGKSKAKQLNKDMPTTTFNDVAGADEAVEELHEIKDFLQSPARYQALGAKIPKGVLLYGPPGTGKTLLARAVAGEAGVPFYTISGSDFVEMFVGVGASRVRDLFEQAKQNAPCIIFVDEIDAVGRQRGAGLGGGHDEREQTLNQLLVEMDGFDSRGGIILIAATNRPDILDPALLRPGRFDRQIPVSAPDLAGRKAILEVHSKGKPLADNVDLDALAKRTVGMSGADLANVINEAALLTARQNGSVITDAALEESVDRVVGGPARKSRIISELERKITAYHEGGHALAAWAMPDIEPVYKLTILPRGRTGGHALIVPEDDKQLMTRSEMIGRLVFAMGGRAAEELVFHEPTTGASSDIEQATKIAKAMVTEYGMSPRLGAVKYGQEHGDPFLGRSAGRQPDYSLEVAHEIDEEVRKLIETAHTEAWEVLTTYRDVLDDLVMEVLEKETLQRRDLERIFATVEKRPRITTFNEFGERLPSDKPPIKTPRELAMERGEPWPPEGEGDEERQPEPEPTPVATVSGAGDLPGGPPHGQPEPPAPSATYNPYAPPAGDTPPNGSRRNNGGSTPWSSNGGQPGSGGNAGPPHYGAPPGWTPATQPGHRGYPWRDQPPASQQPSSPPPSEPKPSTERNDDNDQDGSTPS; encoded by the coding sequence ATGGACCGCAAGCGCCTGCTCAGGAACCCACTGCTGTGGGTACTCGTAATTCTGCTGCTGTACTTGGGCCTCAGCACCCTCTGGAACAGTGATGACGGCTACAAAGAAGTGCCGACGTCGCAGGCCGTCGAGCAGATCCGCTCCGGCAACGTCGACGAAGCCACGTTGGAGGATCGCGAGCAGCAGCTCAAACTCACGCTGACCGAGCCGATCAGGGTCGACGGCCAGGAGGTCGAACAGGTTCGCACCAGCTTCCCGGCCGGCGCGTCCGACCAGCTCTACAACACGCTCCTCAACGCGGGGACGGACGAGCGCGACGTCAAGTTCAACACCACCGTCACGCAGGAGAGCTTCTTCACCCAGCTGCTGATCTACCTGATCCCGCTGGGCATCCTCGTGCTGCTGCTCATGTGGATGATGAACAGCGCGCAGGGTGGCGGCAACCGCGTGCTCAACTTCGGCAAGTCCAAGGCGAAGCAGCTCAACAAGGACATGCCGACCACCACGTTCAACGACGTCGCGGGCGCCGACGAGGCCGTGGAGGAACTGCACGAGATCAAGGACTTCCTCCAGAGCCCCGCCCGCTACCAGGCGCTCGGCGCCAAGATCCCCAAGGGCGTCCTGCTGTACGGCCCGCCCGGCACCGGTAAGACGCTGCTGGCGCGAGCGGTGGCGGGCGAGGCCGGCGTGCCGTTCTACACGATCTCCGGTTCCGACTTCGTCGAGATGTTCGTCGGTGTCGGTGCCTCCCGAGTGCGGGACCTGTTCGAGCAGGCCAAGCAGAACGCGCCCTGCATCATCTTCGTCGACGAGATCGACGCCGTGGGCCGTCAGCGTGGTGCGGGTCTCGGCGGCGGCCACGACGAGCGCGAGCAGACGCTGAACCAGTTGCTCGTCGAGATGGACGGGTTCGACTCGCGCGGCGGCATCATCCTCATCGCCGCCACCAACCGTCCCGACATCCTCGACCCGGCCCTGCTGCGTCCCGGCCGGTTCGACCGCCAGATTCCGGTGTCGGCCCCCGACCTCGCGGGTCGCAAGGCGATTCTGGAAGTCCACTCCAAGGGCAAGCCGCTGGCTGACAACGTCGACCTCGACGCGCTGGCGAAGCGCACCGTCGGCATGTCCGGTGCCGACCTGGCCAACGTCATCAACGAGGCGGCACTGCTCACGGCGCGGCAGAACGGTTCCGTCATCACCGACGCCGCTCTGGAGGAGTCTGTCGACAGGGTGGTCGGCGGGCCGGCCCGCAAGAGCCGGATCATCTCCGAGCTCGAACGGAAGATCACCGCTTACCACGAGGGCGGGCACGCGCTCGCCGCGTGGGCGATGCCCGACATCGAACCCGTCTACAAGCTGACCATCCTGCCCCGTGGCCGCACCGGCGGGCACGCGCTGATCGTCCCCGAGGACGACAAGCAGCTCATGACCCGTTCGGAGATGATCGGTCGCCTCGTGTTCGCGATGGGTGGCCGCGCGGCCGAGGAGCTCGTGTTCCACGAGCCCACCACCGGCGCGTCCTCCGACATCGAACAGGCCACCAAGATCGCCAAGGCGATGGTGACCGAGTACGGCATGTCGCCGCGGCTCGGTGCCGTGAAGTACGGCCAGGAGCACGGTGACCCGTTCCTCGGCCGGTCGGCAGGCAGGCAGCCGGACTACTCGCTCGAAGTCGCCCACGAGATCGACGAGGAGGTGCGCAAGCTCATCGAGACGGCGCACACCGAGGCGTGGGAGGTGCTGACCACCTACCGCGACGTCCTCGACGACCTCGTGATGGAGGTGCTGGAGAAGGAGACCCTCCAGCGGCGGGATTTGGAGCGCATCTTCGCCACGGTGGAGAAGCGCCCGCGCATCACGACGTTCAACGAGTTCGGCGAGCGGTTGCCGTCCGACAAGCCGCCGATCAAGACCCCGCGCGAGCTGGCGATGGAGCGCGGTGAACCGTGGCCGCCCGAGGGAGAGGGCGACGAGGAACGTCAGCCGGAGCCGGAGCCCACCCCGGTGGCCACCGTGTCCGGTGCGGGCGATCTGCCCGGCGGGCCGCCGCACGGGCAGCCGGAGCCGCCGGCACCGTCGGCTACGTACAATCCGTACGCTCCGCCCGCAGGTGACACCCCGCCCAACGGCAGCCGCAGGAACAACGGCGGTTCGACACCGTGGTCGTCCAACGGTGGCCAACCGGGCAGCGGCGGCAACGCGGGGCCTCCGCACTACGGGGCTCCTCCCGGCTGGACTCCGGCGACGCAGCCGGGCCACCGCGGCTACCCGTGGCGCGACCAGCCCCCCGCGTCGCAGCAGCCGTCGTCTCCGCCGCCTTCGGAGCCGAAGCCATCGACCGAACGCAACGACGACAACGATCAGGACGGCAGCACACCTTCATGA
- a CDS encoding MerR family transcriptional regulator, which yields MFTIGELSRRTGLPVKTIRFYSDEGLLPPTDRTPAGYRLYDGHALAKLELVRTLRGLGIGLAEVETVLAQADTLPEVAAKHVEVLDEQIRVLRLRRAVLRAVTKRHSALDEVKLMDKLASMSDEERKRLVDDFWDEVFEGLDVDSEFYARMRQCKPELPDDPTPEQLEAWIEFAELVQDADFRRLIRGMGERQSEAIRERDGAIDALSKAQAEHWGDWSERAQKALDEGLSPDSPVGAELAAEIAKAGAEPGQKDTPELRRTLADWIDDGTDRRAERYWQLLAVINGWPPVPTRVPAAEWIIAALRVSAR from the coding sequence GTGTTCACGATCGGAGAGCTGTCCCGGCGCACCGGACTGCCGGTCAAGACCATCCGGTTCTACTCCGACGAGGGCCTGCTGCCCCCGACCGACCGCACGCCCGCGGGCTACCGGCTCTACGACGGGCACGCACTGGCCAAGCTCGAGCTGGTCCGGACGCTGCGCGGACTCGGCATCGGGCTCGCCGAGGTCGAGACCGTGCTCGCGCAGGCGGACACCCTGCCCGAGGTCGCCGCGAAACACGTGGAGGTGCTCGACGAGCAGATCCGCGTGCTCCGGCTGAGACGAGCTGTCCTGCGTGCGGTCACGAAACGACATTCAGCACTGGATGAGGTGAAGTTGATGGACAAACTCGCGTCCATGTCGGACGAGGAGCGGAAGCGGCTGGTCGACGACTTCTGGGACGAGGTCTTCGAAGGTCTGGACGTGGACTCGGAGTTCTACGCCCGGATGCGCCAGTGCAAGCCCGAGCTGCCCGACGACCCGACGCCCGAACAGCTCGAGGCGTGGATCGAGTTCGCGGAGTTGGTCCAGGACGCCGACTTCCGGAGGTTGATCCGCGGCATGGGCGAGCGGCAGTCCGAAGCGATCCGCGAGCGCGACGGCGCCATCGACGCCCTGTCGAAGGCCCAGGCCGAGCACTGGGGCGACTGGAGCGAGCGGGCGCAGAAGGCTCTGGACGAAGGGCTGTCCCCCGACTCCCCCGTGGGCGCCGAGCTCGCCGCCGAGATCGCGAAGGCGGGGGCCGAGCCCGGGCAGAAGGACACTCCCGAACTGCGGCGCACGCTGGCCGACTGGATCGACGACGGCACCGACCGGCGAGCCGAGCGGTACTGGCAGCTGCTCGCCGTCATCAACGGGTGGCCGCCGGTGCCCACCAGGGTCCCCGCAGCCGAATGGATCATCGCCGCGCTCCGAGTCTCGGCTCGGTGA
- a CDS encoding DUF6779 domain-containing protein: MTGVGDDSRDRSATKPWLAVGFLLAIGATLALVLTDDLRWIRLAVVAALWAALIGALMAAKYRKQAALNEKSVTKAQKIYELELQKEIAARREHELEVEAETRQRIEAERRDELEALREELRSLRDNLQNLFGGEVLWERVALTAQSTRMRKLGDDQRLVTANEAAGGRPAITVGADSADPADALDSPTEMIDRVQDLDAEPAEDQADEPVVARAEHPRRREPGRPRSRFVPRPSRPAEDSGPTQKPADPPTRRVQPRPGAAMARASEAASRARAEMSRPHQRPVARPGGKPTSAYSPHRAPESEPSSTPVERSRPAITPVKGAVARSLDPGGTPPTRETRPAVEEAPTRTQRPVDARTAVTPPVGGRPGKPPVRRGTPDAPATEVRKPVEAPRRAPAEPEPVESAVEATVAERAQVPAPVQPEPNATLPTEIGGARRSGGRKRRTEPDDAAPASGGGRRYRADDEEPAWMSAVPSGGSRHSRSAADSAADSDAEGPASSGGRRRAPESSESDAEPAGSHAEGRSVSELLAAYGASGSTPRRRRRAAD, from the coding sequence ATGACTGGCGTGGGTGACGACTCGCGGGACCGTTCGGCGACGAAGCCGTGGCTGGCTGTTGGCTTTCTGCTCGCCATCGGCGCCACCCTCGCCCTCGTGCTGACCGACGACCTGCGGTGGATCCGGCTCGCCGTCGTCGCCGCGCTGTGGGCGGCGCTCATCGGCGCCCTCATGGCGGCGAAGTACCGCAAGCAGGCGGCGCTCAACGAGAAGTCGGTCACCAAGGCCCAGAAGATCTACGAGCTCGAACTGCAGAAGGAGATCGCCGCCAGGCGGGAACACGAGCTGGAGGTCGAGGCGGAGACCCGGCAGCGGATCGAGGCGGAACGACGCGACGAGCTCGAAGCCCTGCGCGAGGAGCTGCGCAGCCTGCGTGACAACCTGCAGAACCTGTTCGGTGGTGAGGTGCTGTGGGAGCGCGTGGCGTTGACGGCGCAGTCCACCCGTATGCGCAAGCTCGGCGACGACCAGCGGCTCGTGACGGCGAACGAGGCGGCGGGCGGGCGGCCCGCCATCACGGTGGGGGCGGACTCCGCCGATCCTGCCGACGCGCTCGACTCGCCCACCGAGATGATCGACCGTGTCCAGGACCTCGACGCGGAACCAGCGGAGGACCAGGCCGACGAGCCGGTGGTGGCCCGTGCCGAGCATCCCCGGCGCCGGGAGCCCGGCAGGCCGCGTTCCCGGTTCGTGCCGCGTCCGTCGCGTCCCGCGGAGGACAGCGGCCCGACCCAGAAGCCCGCGGACCCGCCCACGCGCCGGGTGCAGCCGAGGCCGGGTGCGGCGATGGCGCGGGCCAGTGAGGCGGCCAGCCGCGCACGGGCGGAGATGTCGCGCCCGCATCAGCGTCCCGTCGCGAGGCCGGGCGGCAAGCCCACCTCCGCCTACTCGCCGCATCGCGCTCCCGAGAGCGAGCCGTCCAGCACGCCGGTCGAGCGGTCCCGGCCCGCCATCACGCCGGTGAAGGGCGCGGTCGCGCGGTCGCTCGATCCCGGCGGCACGCCGCCCACGCGGGAAACACGGCCTGCGGTGGAGGAGGCGCCGACCCGCACCCAACGTCCCGTGGACGCCAGGACGGCCGTGACGCCGCCGGTCGGGGGCCGCCCCGGCAAGCCGCCGGTGCGCCGGGGGACACCCGACGCCCCGGCTACGGAGGTCCGCAAGCCGGTCGAGGCGCCTCGGCGCGCTCCGGCCGAGCCCGAGCCGGTGGAATCCGCGGTCGAGGCCACCGTGGCCGAGCGGGCCCAGGTGCCCGCACCCGTGCAGCCCGAGCCGAACGCGACGCTGCCCACTGAGATCGGGGGCGCGCGCCGCTCCGGAGGGCGGAAACGGCGGACCGAGCCGGACGATGCGGCGCCGGCCTCCGGTGGTGGCAGGCGCTACCGTGCCGACGACGAGGAACCCGCGTGGATGTCGGCCGTGCCCTCGGGCGGTTCCCGTCACTCGCGGTCCGCCGCGGATTCCGCCGCGGATTCCGATGCGGAGGGCCCCGCTTCCTCCGGCGGACGTCGGCGAGCGCCCGAGTCCTCGGAGAGCGACGCCGAACCCGCGGGCTCGCACGCCGAGGGACGTTCGGTGAGCGAGCTGCTCGCGGCCTACGGCGCGAGCGGTTCCACGCCTCGCAGGCGCCGCCGCGCCGCCGACTGA
- the folK gene encoding 2-amino-4-hydroxy-6-hydroxymethyldihydropteridine diphosphokinase, which yields MSRAVLSLGSNLGDRIDYLRLAVDGLRDVLVAVSSVYETAPWGVTDQPDFLNAVCVVDDPERDHWAWLRTAQELERRAERVRERRWGPRTLDVDVVTVDDVRSDHPELLLPHPGTHERATVLIPWLEIDPDAEVPGRGRADELLAALPGDDRAGVRLRGDLVL from the coding sequence ATGAGCAGGGCGGTGCTGTCCCTGGGCTCCAACCTGGGCGACCGGATCGACTACCTGCGCCTCGCGGTGGACGGTCTGCGGGACGTGCTCGTGGCCGTGTCGTCGGTGTACGAGACGGCGCCGTGGGGTGTCACGGACCAGCCGGACTTCCTCAACGCCGTCTGCGTCGTCGACGACCCGGAGCGCGACCACTGGGCGTGGCTGCGCACGGCTCAGGAACTCGAACGCCGCGCGGAACGCGTGCGGGAGCGCCGGTGGGGGCCGCGCACGCTCGACGTCGACGTGGTGACGGTGGACGACGTCCGCTCCGACCACCCGGAGTTGCTGCTCCCGCATCCCGGCACTCACGAGCGGGCGACCGTGCTCATCCCGTGGTTGGAGATCGATCCCGACGCCGAGGTGCCCGGCAGGGGCAGAGCCGACGAGTTGCTCGCCGCGCTGCCCGGCGACGATCGCGCCGGTGTGCGCCTGCGTGGTGACCTGGTGCTCTGA